The Micromonospora sp. Llam0 genome contains a region encoding:
- a CDS encoding fibronectin type III domain-containing protein, whose amino-acid sequence MGHRHFLGIALAVALVISGPVPAQASAPVTPPGAPQAAGTQFLSATTVDLAWMPAAAGTNPIAAYEVYARRLGWIYPDELVATTTRSWVFVPIEGLRPTTNYDLFVRARDTSGLRGPASAPVNITTLPSEIVPGPPVATDVTATTATISWQPPAVAVERIAGYDLIVPPATPTQPIQIRARTDPSTTSVQLTGLRPGTSYVFLVVVRYTGGTPRSAPSARGAFTTVPSVPPSPPSDLTVTALTPTSATVSWTASTPGDFPISRYYPYVNGVGLGIPNPTPDVRTVTFAVSPGGTYEVYVRAVDQAGITSAPSETVTFTAPSHDRTSPGRW is encoded by the coding sequence GTGGGACACAGGCATTTTCTCGGCATCGCGCTCGCCGTCGCGTTGGTGATCTCCGGGCCGGTGCCGGCACAGGCGAGCGCGCCGGTGACCCCGCCCGGTGCTCCACAAGCCGCCGGCACGCAGTTCCTCTCCGCCACCACCGTCGACCTGGCGTGGATGCCGGCCGCCGCAGGCACCAACCCAATCGCGGCATATGAGGTCTACGCCCGCCGGCTGGGCTGGATCTACCCGGACGAATTGGTCGCCACCACGACCAGATCGTGGGTCTTCGTGCCGATCGAGGGCTTGCGCCCGACCACGAACTACGACCTGTTCGTACGCGCGCGGGACACCAGTGGCCTCCGTGGGCCTGCCTCGGCCCCAGTGAACATCACGACCCTGCCGAGCGAGATCGTTCCCGGCCCGCCGGTGGCGACCGACGTCACCGCCACCACCGCCACGATTTCCTGGCAACCACCGGCGGTCGCCGTCGAACGGATCGCCGGTTACGACCTGATCGTCCCACCCGCTACCCCGACCCAGCCGATCCAGATCCGGGCGAGGACCGACCCGTCGACGACCAGCGTCCAGCTCACCGGGCTCAGGCCGGGCACGAGCTACGTTTTCCTCGTCGTCGTCCGATACACCGGCGGCACGCCGCGTTCGGCCCCGTCGGCACGGGGCGCCTTCACCACCGTCCCGTCGGTGCCGCCGTCCCCGCCGTCCGACCTGACCGTCACCGCGCTCACCCCGACCTCTGCAACGGTGTCGTGGACGGCCTCGACGCCGGGCGACTTCCCGATCTCTCGGTACTACCCGTACGTCAACGGCGTCGGCCTCGGAATCCCGAACCCCACGCCGGACGTACGGACCGTCACGTTCGCCGTTTCCCCAGGCGGGACATACGAGGTCTACGTACGGGCGGTCGACCAGGCTGGCATAACGTCCGCCCCCTCCGAAACAGTGACCTTCACCGCCCCCAGCCATGATCGAACATCACCCGGTCGTTGGTGA
- a CDS encoding Uma2 family endonuclease, which produces MSVAALDHPEPWTESEYFALGETRNRIELIDGGLWVSPAPNRPHQDISFLLLTAIRPAARSAGLRAHEAVNVRLAANRIVIPDLVVAKVGRLGGVADAHEVVLAGEITSPSSVATDRVQKMQFYAAARIGWYLLVEPDMVEYEALTLRLFRLEGEHYVEHAVAADGQRLTSDLPFPIDITTDALLDF; this is translated from the coding sequence ATGAGCGTTGCCGCACTTGATCACCCCGAGCCGTGGACCGAGTCCGAGTACTTCGCGCTCGGGGAGACCCGAAACCGGATCGAGTTGATCGACGGAGGACTGTGGGTGAGCCCCGCACCGAACAGGCCACATCAGGACATCTCGTTCCTCCTCCTGACCGCGATCCGGCCGGCCGCGCGGTCGGCCGGTCTGCGCGCACACGAGGCGGTGAACGTACGACTGGCCGCCAACCGGATCGTGATCCCGGACCTGGTGGTGGCGAAGGTCGGGCGACTCGGCGGCGTCGCCGACGCACACGAGGTCGTCCTGGCCGGCGAGATCACCTCGCCGAGCAGTGTCGCCACCGACCGCGTACAGAAGATGCAGTTCTACGCGGCCGCGCGGATCGGCTGGTACCTACTCGTCGAGCCCGACATGGTCGAGTACGAAGCACTTACGCTGCGACTGTTCCGGCTTGAGGGCGAGCACTACGTGGAGCATGCGGTTGCCGCAGACGGACAGCGGCTGACCTCCGACCTTCCGTTCCCGATCGACATCACGACCGACGCCCTGCTCGACTTCTAG
- a CDS encoding GNAT family N-acetyltransferase — protein MRPPELPSTPIGLTPVDRSHRAVLGNLGQLYRYDLAEAYRHLPNADGTYNNRRLDRFLAGADPDTRAWLITVAGGLGGFVMAGRADQIASINDFFVVRPLRRTGVGRVAAGRVIAEWPGRWRIAFQAYNPGAQLFWQRVATDAVGPHWHRSEAPSVPGAPADICLSFDTSPTTG, from the coding sequence GTGCGCCCGCCGGAGCTTCCGTCGACGCCGATCGGCCTGACGCCGGTCGACCGGTCGCACCGTGCGGTGCTCGGCAACCTGGGGCAGCTGTACCGGTACGACCTCGCCGAAGCGTACCGTCACCTGCCGAACGCGGACGGCACCTACAACAATCGCCGTCTCGACCGCTTCCTGGCCGGCGCGGATCCGGACACTCGGGCGTGGCTGATCACGGTCGCGGGAGGGCTCGGCGGATTCGTCATGGCGGGCCGGGCGGATCAGATCGCCTCGATCAACGATTTCTTCGTGGTCCGGCCGTTGCGGCGGACCGGGGTGGGACGTGTGGCCGCCGGCCGGGTCATCGCCGAATGGCCGGGCCGGTGGCGGATCGCCTTCCAGGCGTACAACCCTGGAGCGCAGCTGTTCTGGCAGCGGGTGGCGACCGACGCGGTCGGACCGCACTGGCACCGGTCCGAGGCGCCGTCAGTACCGGGCGCACCTGCGGATATCTGCCTCAGCTTCGATACGTCACCAACGACCGGGTGA